Proteins from a genomic interval of Solea solea chromosome 10, fSolSol10.1, whole genome shotgun sequence:
- the ankrd49 gene encoding ankyrin repeat domain-containing protein 49, producing the protein MMASPEDFNQLELLNTHGHLIPRGASSLWTGSKENDDEEEEENYSEELYLQKEQALKDKPVELILWAAEHNRLSTVHRLLTTDPLLVHCCDEDGYTPLHRAAYSGHADVCSALITAGSKVNPRTNDGWTPLHSACRWSRVTVVSFLLQHGAELNAQTNGGLTPLHLAASNTSSSKSDSAHTLELLLSQRHLKAALRSHSGETASEVARRSGPLHFLFEMVEDYVSVIPDT; encoded by the exons ATGATGGCGTCTCCTGAAGATTTTAATCAGCTTGAGTTGTTGAACACACATGGACATCTGATCCCCCGCGGAGCCAGCAGCCTGTGGACCGGGAGCAAAgagaatgatgatgaagaggaggaggagaattaCAGTGAGGAGTTGTATCTACAAAAGGAGCAAGCTCTTAAAGATAAACCAGTGGAGCTCATTCTGTGGGCAGCAGAACATAATCGT CTTTCAACAGTGCATAGGTTATTAACAACTGACCCTTTGCTGGTGCACTGCTGTGATGAGGACGGTTACACTCCCCTGCACCGTGCAGCATACAGCGGCCATGCTGATGTTTGTTCTGCTTTAATCACTGCGGGCTCTAAAGTGAATCCCCGCACCAATGACGGCTGGACACCGCTCCACAGCGCCTGCCGCTGGAGCCGCGTCACTGTGGtgagtttcctcctgcagcaTGGAGCTGAACTGAATGCTCAGACCAATGGTGGACTCACACCACTGCACCTTGCTGCCTCCAACACCAGCTCCTCCAAATCAGACTCCGCCCACACCCTCGAGCTGCTCCTCTCTCAGCGTCACCTAAAGGCAGCACTTCGCAGTCACTCTGGGGAGACGGCCAGTGAGGTGGCTCGTCGTAGTGGTCCCCTTCACTTCCTATTTGAGATGGTAGAAGACTATGTCAGTGTGATTCCAGACACGTGA